A stretch of DNA from Thermogemmatispora onikobensis:
CCAGCGGCCACTACGTGCTCGGGCCACAGATCCCGTATTTGAATGATGCCTACCTGCGCACACTCAGCCACGATTGGCCTGCCCCGGAGCTGCAGGAAGACTGGACAGCCGTCGCTCTAGCGCCAGTCCAGCAGCCCTCTCTTCCACAGCGGCTACGCCCCATTCTTCACAATTTGAGCGAGCGCAGCCAGGAGCCGGCTTATCTGGCAAGCTGGCGCTACGGTGAGGTGGAGCTACAGGCCATCGTTGAGCCAGCCCACGCTGAGCGTATTCCAGGCGTCTACATCGGCTATCGCGGCCAGGCTCACGCTCATGCCCTGGGGAAGATTCTCCTGGCTTATAGCTCACCAGCTTTTGTCGAGGACTACCTGGCTCGCCACACCCTGATCCGCCTGACGCAGCGGACCATTGTGGAACGCAGCCGTCTCTGCGAGGAGCTGCACACCATTGCTCATCAGGGCTACAGTATTGATCACGAGGAGCTTCACCCTGATACAGCCTGTTTGGCCGCGCCTGTTAGAGATGCTCAGGGTCGTGTGGCAGCGGCTATTGCTATTTCGTTTCGCAGCAATTTGCTCTCGCGTCGCGGGGAATGGCTCAGCGCCCAGGTCCTACGTGCCGCGCGCCAGGCCAGCGCCGAGCTGCGCCTCGCCAGGTAGCGCAAGCGGTGCCAGCCGGCTTAATGGCCGGCACGCTGGAGCAAATCCCGCCGCCTTCGACTGGCCGCCGGGTCTCTCCTCCCTCGCAAAAGTCCTGTTCAGCAGACAAAAATAGACCGGGACGTACGTAGTTGTTTATAATAGGGGACACAGGAGCTGCTACCATTCACAATAGTGCGGAGAAGAGAGATCAAGCCAGGAGTCTAGTGCTATGGTCGAAACGTTGATTATCGGGGGCGTTATTGCCTTCTTGCTGGCAGGTGGGCTGGGAATCTTCCTCGGCTTGCGTGTTCAGCGCCTGTTCATCGAAAGCGTCCGCAAGCAACAAGCAGCCTGGGAGCGGGCAGAGGAGGCTCGACGCCAGGTCTGGGAGCAGAAGCAGCAGCGTGAGATGGCCGCCCAGAAGCAGAGTCTGGCTAACCAGGTTGAGCAGCTGCGCAAGGCTTACGAGGAGCGCCTCAATCAGGCGATCAGCCAGTTTGGGGTAGAGCTAGAGCTGGCACGCCTGCCCCGGGTGGATGAGACTCCCATTCTCTCGAAAGCTGCCGAGGAGGGGGGGACTATGCCCGCCCATTGGCGGCCTGCTAACTTATATAAGGCCGATCTTTCGCAGCGCGACCTTTCCCATCGTTATCTGGGCCGTGCCGACCTCCGTGGGGCACGTCTGGTTGGCACTAATCTTTCGATGGCCGATCTCTCGCGCGCCTGCCTGGCTGGCGCCGATCTGACAAGGGCGAATTTGACCGGAGCCAATCTTTCGTACGCCGACCTGCGCGACGCCAACCTGAGCGAGGCCACCCTGCTGGTCGCAGATCTCCACCAGACCAATCTGACTGGGGCTCGCCTGGATAATATCTATAGCCTGACAGAGGAGCAGCTACGCTCGGCCATCCGCGGTCCGCAGACCCACAGCGAGGTCGAAGTAGAAGAAACCTCGCCCCGGATGCCGGCAGTCCGTCCAACGCGCATTATCCCCGAGCGTCCAGCCCCAACTACGAGCACAAACGCCTCCCGCTCACGGGGCCAGGACAGTTCTGCCCCAGCGGCAGAAACCACCCCTCCCATGAGCGCAACTGGTATCAGCAGTTCGCGCTCCGGCTCTGCTAGCGCCTCCCCAAGTGTAGAAGAGGCCGCCTCTTCGTTTGCAAGCGCCCTCCAGCCCCCCACAACTGGCTTTCCTGTGAATGTGGAATCGACGTCGACATCGTCGACCTCTTCGCCGCCGTTCACAGCCAGTACGGCGCCTGAACCAGCTTCGGCAGCCACTGCCTCCCCGAGCGCGAGCGCGAGCGCTGAGGAGCAGGAGCAGGGCGAGCCACCGATGCCGGTTGGCTCGCCAGCCCAGGAAGTCAGCGAAGAGACAGGCCAGGAGATGGAGAGCAGCGAGGACTATTTTTCGCCGGAGAGCCTGGCCTATATGATGGAAGAGCGACCAGCCAGCCAGCAGCCGGAGATCCCTGCCTGGCTGAAAGCGCTTGAAACCTCGGCAAATGGCGCACCGCTCAATTTCACTACAGGCGCTGAGACCGAGACCGAAGTCCAGAGCTTCGCCTCGCCAGGCCTTGCCGACGAAGAGCAGCCGATGACAGGGGGAGAGATGCCCCCCGCCTCCCTCTACTCTTCCGAGAGCCTTGACCAGCAAGAGGAGTTTCCTCCCTCTACCACTCTCCCCTGGACGGCCTCTAGCTGGGAACGAGCCTGGAAGGAGGCCGTTGAACGCCTCGGTTCCTTCTCGCCGCAAGAGACAGACGCGACTAACAAGGAAAGCAATCAGGATGTTGAGGAATTGAGAGCCAACCCGACCCCGTTCGCCTTCCGTGTGCCGGATACAGCCTACAAGAGCCAGGCCACCAGCGGCAGCGAGGCCCAGGAGCAGGGGGAAGCCTCCGAGTCTGAGTCCGACTCCCCCTCAGACTTCCCGCAGGTCCCGGAAACACCTTTCTCTGTTCCTACGCTCGATACCCTACCTTTTATCGAGCGTCTGGTTGATCCTCTGCCTCAGTCGGAGCGCACCAGCACCGAAAGCCTGCTCGATCCCCAGGTGGCCGATCATATTGTTGACACGCAGGAGCTGCGCGCAATCAAGCAAAAGTCACCAGCCCCTGGAGAGCAAGCTTCCTCGTAAAGCGAGGCCATGCTTTCTCTTGCTGTCTCTGGCACTTCCCCCAGGCTCCCTTCGCTCTGCAGCGCTACCAGGCTCTGCAGGGAAAGCGCGCCGTCGCGCCGCTTTCCCTCGAGGGCGAGCCGAGTACTCTTGTCTTCTGGCCGACTTGGCCTGGCTCGGCTCGGCTCGGCTCCGCTATTCCAGCCCTTCACAGGCAGCGCAAATATGCTATACTAGAGCGGCAAACGGGCGGGGACGCCAAGGTATTTGACAAGGAGTAGACGTTTTATGGCCAGAGAACAGCATCTGCCACTGGAAGGCAAGATCGCACTTGTGACTGGAAGTAGCCAGGGTATCGGGCGGGCAGTGGCTCTGCGTCTGGCTCAGGCGGGAGCTGATGTCGCTGTGAACTATTATCGCCACGCAGAAGCAGCCGAGGAGGTACGGGGCCAGATCGAAGCCCTCGGCAGGCGGGCTATCGCGGTCCAGGCCGATGTCAGCCAGGAGGAAGAAGTCAGCCGGCTCTTCGAGCAGATCAATCGAGAGCTGGGGCCGGTCACCGTCCTGGTGAATAATGCAGGAACCACGCGCGATAAGCTGATTCTGCAGATGTCGCTCGCTGATTTCGAAGACATCTTGAATACCAATCTTCGTTCAGCTTTTCTCTGCACTCGCGCCGCTCTCCGTTCGATGATGAAGGCACGTTGGGGCCGGATCGTCAACGTGACCTCGGTTGCCGGCCTCCTCGGCAACGCCGGCCAGGCTAACTATAGCGCTTCAAAGGCCGCGCTCATCGCACTGACGTTGAGCACCGCGCGCGAGATGGCGAGCCGCAATATTACCGCCAATGCCGTGGCGCCCGGTTTTGTCCCGACGGAGCTGACCGCCAGACTGACAGAGCAGCAGCGCAAGCAGATGCTCGACCTGACTCCTCTCGGGCGCTTTGGAACCCCCGAGGAGATCGCTGCCGCTATCTGCTTCCTCTGCTCGCCCGAGGCCGGCTATATCACCGGCCAGGTCATCTGCGTCGACGGAGGCATGGCCATGCATATCTGATCAGCCGGCCCTCCTCTCTCCATCGGCTCCTCGGTTTCGATCAATCCCTCCGTTGCTGGCCTCTTTCCTGCCGCCTTGCTCGACTCTCCCTCACCTTCACCGGAGGATTTTCGGCGCAGGGCACCTGATCTTGAAACAATTTTGGGGCGAACTTGCTCTAATTCGATAACACCGACACCAGCTCAGGAGGCTTAACTGATGGGCTTGATTGAAACCGAGGAAACCAACCAGTTCACGTTTGAACCGTTCGCCGCACACCACTTTTATACCGAGATTAATCGCGCGCTCGTGCAGCAGGCCCTGGCTCACCTGGAAGACCAACCTCACGAGCAGCCCCTGACCATCGTCGATATGGCCTGCGGCACCGGCGCGGTCACCCGCCTGATCGCCGAGGAGCTGACTCGCCGGGGACGACAGGCGCGCCTGATCGGCGTCGATCCTTCGGCGGAAGCCTTGCGTCGCGCGCACAAAAGCATGGAGGCCCTGGGCATGCAGGCCGAGTTTATCCAGGGCGAAAGCGAGGACCTGCCCCGTATTGTGCAGAACGTTGACATGGCCTTCTTCTGCAACGCCATCCATCTGGTCGCCGATAAGCTGACCGCTTTCCGCCAGATCGCAGCTATTCTGCGCCCAGGCGGGATCTTCGCTTGCAACAGCGCCTTCTATGAAGGCACGTATGTCGCAGGAACCGAGCGCTTCTATCGGATGTGGACCCGCCGCGCCGTAGGCTGGCTACGCAAGGCCCACCCGGATGTCCGTCCCTCGCGCGAGACCAAAGCTCAGGCAATGCAGTGGCTTTCTCCCGAGGAATACGCCGCGCTTTTCCGCGACGGGGGGTTCAGCCGTGTGGAGATGACGCAGAGACAGGTGTCGATCTCACTCGATGCCTGGAAGGACTTGGGCCAGTATTGGCTCTTTATCGAGGGAGCCCTGCCCGGTGTGCCGCTGCCCATCGGCGCCCAGGCGCTGGCTGTGGCAGTCTATGAGGCTGGCCAGGAGCTTGGAGTACAGGAAGTTCCTCGCATGTGGCTCCAGATGGTGGCTATCAAGGACGTCTGACAAGACAACCGGCAAGCCGACGACAGCCTGCGTGCGCTCCTTATCTTCAATCAATTGCCGCTCAGAGAGGCTCTTCTGAGTCAGCGCTCCGGCTCCGGCTCACCCCTCCCCCGCCGTGGCTTGAGAAGCCGCCCCAGGCGTCGAAATGCCTGCTCTGCTGCCTGCTGATTTGGCAGGCATCAGGAGGAGGCGAGCGGCGCCTGGAGTACGGCATCGTAAAACTGTAGCTCGTATTGATAGCTGAGACGCATCACACGGACCAGGCGCTGACGCTCTGCCAACTCAGGGTCTTGCCTGTTGAGCCAGCGCTCCAGAGGAGTGAGCTGTTCGAGCTGCTCGCTGATGGCCAGATGGGCACTGAAAAAGGCTACCTGCGAAGCCTCCAGGTTGTAATGTCGCATGAGCGCCGGGTAGACACGAAGACAAAGCCGGGCAAAGACTTCTTCGCTGGCCCCTACTGCTGCCAGCCATTCTAGAGGGGTGCCCGTTCCGAGAATCCAGTAGAAGAAATTGAGCAGCGCCTGACAGGCGGCCAACGGCTCGACCTGGGCAAAGGCTGTCCGCGGTACGCCAACCCCAGTGCCGAAGCGCAGAAGCAGCTCAGGACCCCCTTTCTTCGCTGCCAGTTTCTCGATGAGTATCTCCTGGAGTTCTAAATGGGGAGCGGCCCGCGCAATAGCCAGACCATCAAGACGATAGGCATCGCGGACAATGAGCCAGTCCTGTAAGGCAAAGAGGCCCAGCCTCTCCCTGGCAAGCGTGCCCGCTTCAATCCCGCTCCAGAAAGGATGATGAAGTATGCGCTCGCGTAGCCCCCGTAGCTCTGGTGTGAGCAATTGATCAAACCATACCATTCCTTACCCTCTGTCTGCGACTCTCCTTTTTTCTCTAGCGACAACCTGGCCCAGACAGCTCCGGGCTTGCGTCGCTTCATTGTTGTCAGACAGGCCCCCGATCAGCTACACTGTAAATGCAGTCGCCGTATGATGCCT
This window harbors:
- the fabG gene encoding 3-oxoacyl-[acyl-carrier-protein] reductase, with the protein product MAREQHLPLEGKIALVTGSSQGIGRAVALRLAQAGADVAVNYYRHAEAAEEVRGQIEALGRRAIAVQADVSQEEEVSRLFEQINRELGPVTVLVNNAGTTRDKLILQMSLADFEDILNTNLRSAFLCTRAALRSMMKARWGRIVNVTSVAGLLGNAGQANYSASKAALIALTLSTAREMASRNITANAVAPGFVPTELTARLTEQQRKQMLDLTPLGRFGTPEEIAAAICFLCSPEAGYITGQVICVDGGMAMHI
- a CDS encoding pentapeptide repeat-containing protein; this encodes MVETLIIGGVIAFLLAGGLGIFLGLRVQRLFIESVRKQQAAWERAEEARRQVWEQKQQREMAAQKQSLANQVEQLRKAYEERLNQAISQFGVELELARLPRVDETPILSKAAEEGGTMPAHWRPANLYKADLSQRDLSHRYLGRADLRGARLVGTNLSMADLSRACLAGADLTRANLTGANLSYADLRDANLSEATLLVADLHQTNLTGARLDNIYSLTEEQLRSAIRGPQTHSEVEVEETSPRMPAVRPTRIIPERPAPTTSTNASRSRGQDSSAPAAETTPPMSATGISSSRSGSASASPSVEEAASSFASALQPPTTGFPVNVESTSTSSTSSPPFTASTAPEPASAATASPSASASAEEQEQGEPPMPVGSPAQEVSEETGQEMESSEDYFSPESLAYMMEERPASQQPEIPAWLKALETSANGAPLNFTTGAETETEVQSFASPGLADEEQPMTGGEMPPASLYSSESLDQQEEFPPSTTLPWTASSWERAWKEAVERLGSFSPQETDATNKESNQDVEELRANPTPFAFRVPDTAYKSQATSGSEAQEQGEASESESDSPSDFPQVPETPFSVPTLDTLPFIERLVDPLPQSERTSTESLLDPQVADHIVDTQELRAIKQKSPAPGEQASS
- a CDS encoding iron-containing redox enzyme family protein; this encodes MVWFDQLLTPELRGLRERILHHPFWSGIEAGTLARERLGLFALQDWLIVRDAYRLDGLAIARAAPHLELQEILIEKLAAKKGGPELLLRFGTGVGVPRTAFAQVEPLAACQALLNFFYWILGTGTPLEWLAAVGASEEVFARLCLRVYPALMRHYNLEASQVAFFSAHLAISEQLEQLTPLERWLNRQDPELAERQRLVRVMRLSYQYELQFYDAVLQAPLASS
- a CDS encoding IclR family transcriptional regulator, with the protein product MAKRSHAHPQPPALPLSESKRDILRSAQRVLAILDLIARTPGGLTVRAVSRLLQLNISTCYHSLNTLLAAGYVERLPSGHYVLGPQIPYLNDAYLRTLSHDWPAPELQEDWTAVALAPVQQPSLPQRLRPILHNLSERSQEPAYLASWRYGEVELQAIVEPAHAERIPGVYIGYRGQAHAHALGKILLAYSSPAFVEDYLARHTLIRLTQRTIVERSRLCEELHTIAHQGYSIDHEELHPDTACLAAPVRDAQGRVAAAIAISFRSNLLSRRGEWLSAQVLRAARQASAELRLAR
- a CDS encoding class I SAM-dependent methyltransferase; the protein is MGLIETEETNQFTFEPFAAHHFYTEINRALVQQALAHLEDQPHEQPLTIVDMACGTGAVTRLIAEELTRRGRQARLIGVDPSAEALRRAHKSMEALGMQAEFIQGESEDLPRIVQNVDMAFFCNAIHLVADKLTAFRQIAAILRPGGIFACNSAFYEGTYVAGTERFYRMWTRRAVGWLRKAHPDVRPSRETKAQAMQWLSPEEYAALFRDGGFSRVEMTQRQVSISLDAWKDLGQYWLFIEGALPGVPLPIGAQALAVAVYEAGQELGVQEVPRMWLQMVAIKDV